The Thermosynechococcus sp. CL-1 genomic interval GAGAGAACAGCACCAACAATTAACTTTGTTTTTGTTTACCTTGGTATTGCTTGGGCTTATTCCCTCTGCCTACCTTCACTATAGAGGATGCAAGTCTTGATCCAAGTGGGGTTTAACGATCTCTCCAAGTTCCTTTTCCCGAACCTGTATTATCCTGATGGGGAAATTAAGGAAACATTAAACCTTGTTAGCCAAAAGGTTATCAACAGGGATTTCTTGCAGAATGGCTTGGGCATTGGCGATCGCCAGTGTCCCCCGCAGAAAACCAATATTTGCCCCCGGACAGAGATAACTCAGGGACTTCTGCCGACAAAAGGCTTTTAATGTCTCAACACTGCGCAGTTGTCGAGGCCAGTGGAAGGTGGTCGCCGTTTTCATCGGTGCCAGTTCTCCCGTCGGCGTAGGGAGTAGGTGACGACCGCTAAAGAGAACACCCCCTTGGCCAGACCAATAGACACAGGCGCTGCCGGGGGAGTGACCGGGTGTCCAGAGGATTTCGAGGGTTTCACTGACTTGCAGATGGTTCCCAAAGGTGGTCACGGCCACTTGGGGCAGCAGGTAGGCCTCTTGGGCATGGATGATCACTTCACAGTTAAAGGTGCGCTGCAGCTCACGAACGCGGGCGATCGCCCCTCGATGGGTAAGGATGAGGCGCTGAACGCCACCCTGCTCCCTGAGCCAATTTTGGCTGCTCTCTGTCCAAGGGGGGGAATCAATAAGGGTATTGCCATCATTTTCTACAATGAGATAAGCAGTGCCTCCCAGCGTCTCGCGGTTTGGTGGAAACCCGTAAACCATGGGCAATACAAGGCGGGGCGGTTTCTGTTGTTGAGCCACAGGTATCGAAATCATGACATGGATTTCCCTTATTGTATTGGGTTTGATCTTGGTGTTTATTGTCCGCCAGAGTGCTGCCCGTGTCAGTCAAACCCCTTGGTGGCTCCTATGGCTGGTGCTGATGTTGCCAGCATTTTTTATTGGGGGTTGGATGCTGCTTTTAGGGAATACCCCTGTGCCGTCGGGATGGTTGATCCTTGTTTTTGTCACCAGTTCGGTGCTCTATCTTGTGCTTTTGCGCCGAGGCCAGCCCTCCTTACCAGCGGCACCACCCACACCCCCACCGCCCACACCGACGGAAAATGGCAAGCTCCTCAATCAGGATGAAGAAACGCAATTGCAGAGCTGTTTCCCTTGGGGCATGTACTATCTGCAACAAATTGAGTATCGTCCGCAGGCGGTGATCTGCCGGGGGCAAATGCGCGGGGATGCCAACCAAGTCTATGAAACCGTGGAGCGCAATATTGCCCAACGCTTTGGCGATCGCTTTCTGGTCATGTTTCAAATGGGTTTGAGTAATAAGCCCTTTTTTGCCTTGATTCCTCGCGATCGCCTGCCCCAGCCCCAACAGCTTTTTCGTCCCGGTCTTAGCCTTGGCCTACTTGCCTTAACCTTTCTCACCACCACCGTTGCTGGCTTGGCACTCGTGGCGCCTGATCTGACGGCGGCGGAACTGCGACTCAATCCCAGTTTGCTCTGGCAGGGGTTGCCCTACAGTGTCAGTCTGCTGTTGATTTTGGGCATCCATGAACTGGGACACTTTGCCACTGCGTGGTATTACCGCGTCAAAGCAACGCTGCCCTACTTTATTCCTCTCCCCTTTGCCATGGGCACACTGGGGGCCTTTATCCAGATGCGATCGCCCGTTCCCCATCGCCGTGCCCTCTTTGACATCAGTATGGCGGGTCCCCTTGCGGGATTGCTCGTGACGCTACCGATTCTAGTTTGGGGACTACAGCAGTCCGAGGTGGTACAACTGCCCGCCAATGCTTCCGAGCAGCTCCTCAATCCCCAAGTGTTTAGTCCCCGCATTTCGCTTCTCTTTGCCCTGATTGCCAAAGCCATTTTTGGCGCTGCCCTCAAGAGTGATAGTGCGCTACACCTCCATCCGATGGCAGTGGCGGGGGTGCTGGGCTTGGTGGTGACGGCTTTGAACTTGATGCCGGTGGGTCAATTGGATGGGGGGCACATTGTCCATGCGATGTATGGTCATCGGGCGGGGGCAGTCATTGGCCAAGTCAGCCGTTTACTGGTGCTGATTCTCTCCTTTATTCAACCGTGGCTCTTTGTCTGGGCCTTGATCCTCTTCTTTATGCCTGCCTTTGATGAACCTGCCCTCAATGATGTCAGTGAATTGGATAACTGGCGCGATGCCCTTGGCTTGATGGCACTGGTGTTGCTATTGCTCATTATTTTGCCGGTGCCGGCACCTCTGGGGGATTTGCTACTGCCGACACACCCAATGCCATAGGGGATGGCGTTGCCCCTGTTGACGAATGCGCAGGACTTGTTTTTCTAGGCGTTGCTGCCACTTGGGGGATCTGCCCCAGAAAATGTTGCGGGTCTGCCAGTAGAGAACGCTCAGGGTCATGCCAATGCACAGCGCCAAACCGATCGCCGGCAGCCGATTGAAGAGAATGCCATAACGCAACGCTGCCCACGTAAAATGCTCCCGCATCAGGCTAATTTCATAACGGAAGCCCCAGAGACTCAATGTGCCAACCGTCAGCCAAAGAAAGAGCACCACACTCCAGCGCATGAGAACGGTAAAGCGATGCAGGCGATCCACCTGCTGCCGAAATTCTGACTCAAGGCCTTGGGGCATTCGCGATCGCTCGTTAGCAGACATTTCTCTTCTCTATCGTATCTTTTTGCAGCTTTCTCATCATCTAATGTTGGTTTGAGAGGATCATTGGGCAGGGATTGCAAAGCCTCAATTTTATCTTTGTGGCACACTGTTGAGAAACAATGCCAGTGACAAGGAGCCTCCGATGCCAAGCGTGAGTTTACTGCGGGCAACATCCTATGACCTTGACCGTCTCAGTGCATCCCTTGAGGAACTCCTAGCGCCCTTGGGGGGAATGGCGGCGATCGTCAAACCGGGCGATCGCGTGCTGCTCAAGCCGAACTTACTCACCGGCGCACGACCAAAACACGAATGCGTCACTCGCCCAGAACTGGTCTATTGCGTTGCCAAAATGGTGCAGGCGGTGGGGGGACAACCCTTCCTAGGGGATGGACCTGCCTTTGGCTCGGCATTGGGGGTCGCCCGCAACAATGGCTATTTGCCCTTTATTCAGGAATTGAATTTACCGGTCATTGAATTCCATGGCGATCGCTATGCCACCGCCAATCCTGAATTTGCTCACCTGCGCCTGAGCAAAGAAGCGATGGCCGCCGATGTCGTCATTAACCTACCCAAGGTCAAATCCCATGTGCAACTCACCCTCACCCTTGGGGTCA includes:
- a CDS encoding MBL fold metallo-hydrolase; amino-acid sequence: MISIPVAQQQKPPRLVLPMVYGFPPNRETLGGTAYLIVENDGNTLIDSPPWTESSQNWLREQGGVQRLILTHRGAIARVRELQRTFNCEVIIHAQEAYLLPQVAVTTFGNHLQVSETLEILWTPGHSPGSACVYWSGQGGVLFSGRHLLPTPTGELAPMKTATTFHWPRQLRSVETLKAFCRQKSLSYLCPGANIGFLRGTLAIANAQAILQEIPVDNLLANKV
- a CDS encoding site-2 protease family protein is translated as MTWISLIVLGLILVFIVRQSAARVSQTPWWLLWLVLMLPAFFIGGWMLLLGNTPVPSGWLILVFVTSSVLYLVLLRRGQPSLPAAPPTPPPPTPTENGKLLNQDEETQLQSCFPWGMYYLQQIEYRPQAVICRGQMRGDANQVYETVERNIAQRFGDRFLVMFQMGLSNKPFFALIPRDRLPQPQQLFRPGLSLGLLALTFLTTTVAGLALVAPDLTAAELRLNPSLLWQGLPYSVSLLLILGIHELGHFATAWYYRVKATLPYFIPLPFAMGTLGAFIQMRSPVPHRRALFDISMAGPLAGLLVTLPILVWGLQQSEVVQLPANASEQLLNPQVFSPRISLLFALIAKAIFGAALKSDSALHLHPMAVAGVLGLVVTALNLMPVGQLDGGHIVHAMYGHRAGAVIGQVSRLLVLILSFIQPWLFVWALILFFMPAFDEPALNDVSELDNWRDALGLMALVLLLLIILPVPAPLGDLLLPTHPMP